The Fragaria vesca subsp. vesca linkage group LG2, FraVesHawaii_1.0, whole genome shotgun sequence genome includes a window with the following:
- the LOC101301730 gene encoding uncharacterized protein LOC101301730 isoform 3: MASLCRSALMAGSRSISSRSRTLTQSSLNALNPKPMSSPFASSTKPMSSATRFVSVLGSLESMMPLHSAVASARLKSNIAFDSTCWSCLSQGISMPS, from the exons ATGGCATCGTTGTGCAGATCAGCTCTGATGGCCGGCTCCAGATCCATATCATCTCGCTCCAGAACCCTCACCCAGAGCTCCCTCAACGCCCTAAACCCCAAACCCATGTCCTCTCCCTTTGCTTCCTCCACCAAACCCATGTCTAGCGCCACAAG GTTCGTTTCGGTGTTGGGAAGCTTGGAATCAATGATGCCACTCCACAGTGCGGTTGCTTCTGCTCGCCTCAAGTCCAACATTGCCTTCGATTCCACCTGCTGGAGTTGCCTTTCTCAGG GAATTTCAATGCCTTCATGA
- the LOC101301730 gene encoding uncharacterized protein LOC101301730 isoform 2, with protein MASLCRSALMAGSRSISSRSRTLTQSSLNALNPKPMSSPFASSTKPMSSATRFVSVLGSLESMMPLHSAVASARLKSNIAFDSTCWSCLSQGLASPL; from the exons ATGGCATCGTTGTGCAGATCAGCTCTGATGGCCGGCTCCAGATCCATATCATCTCGCTCCAGAACCCTCACCCAGAGCTCCCTCAACGCCCTAAACCCCAAACCCATGTCCTCTCCCTTTGCTTCCTCCACCAAACCCATGTCTAGCGCCACAAG GTTCGTTTCGGTGTTGGGAAGCTTGGAATCAATGATGCCACTCCACAGTGCGGTTGCTTCTGCTCGCCTCAAGTCCAACATTGCCTTCGATTCCACCTGCTGGAGTTGCCTTTCTCAGG GTCTTGCATCACCATTGTGA
- the LOC101301730 gene encoding uncharacterized protein LOC101301730 isoform 1: MASLCRSALMAGSRSISSRSRTLTQSSLNALNPKPMSSPFASSTKPMSSATRFVSVLGSLESMMPLHSAVASARLKSNIAFDSTCWSCLSQGLIDPS; this comes from the exons ATGGCATCGTTGTGCAGATCAGCTCTGATGGCCGGCTCCAGATCCATATCATCTCGCTCCAGAACCCTCACCCAGAGCTCCCTCAACGCCCTAAACCCCAAACCCATGTCCTCTCCCTTTGCTTCCTCCACCAAACCCATGTCTAGCGCCACAAG GTTCGTTTCGGTGTTGGGAAGCTTGGAATCAATGATGCCACTCCACAGTGCGGTTGCTTCTGCTCGCCTCAAGTCCAACATTGCCTTCGATTCCACCTGCTGGAGTTGCCTTTCTCAGG GGCTTATCGATCCCAGCTGA
- the LOC101301730 gene encoding uncharacterized protein LOC101301730 isoform 4, with amino-acid sequence MASLCRSALMAGSRSISSRSRTLTQSSLNALNPKPMSSPFASSTKPMSSATRFVSVLGSLESMMPLHSAVASARLKSNIAFDSTCWSCLSQDVAVPR; translated from the exons ATGGCATCGTTGTGCAGATCAGCTCTGATGGCCGGCTCCAGATCCATATCATCTCGCTCCAGAACCCTCACCCAGAGCTCCCTCAACGCCCTAAACCCCAAACCCATGTCCTCTCCCTTTGCTTCCTCCACCAAACCCATGTCTAGCGCCACAAG GTTCGTTTCGGTGTTGGGAAGCTTGGAATCAATGATGCCACTCCACAGTGCGGTTGCTTCTGCTCGCCTCAAGTCCAACATTGCCTTCGATTCCACCTGCTGGAGTTGCCTTTCTCAGG ATGTTGCAGTTCCTCGGTGA
- the LOC101301440 gene encoding probable phenylalanine--tRNA ligase alpha subunit-like, with protein sequence MADSDHKRATAEDAVLRYLENHHEITDSLLFAAEVKLNPDDIANAIKSLHGHGYVDKQEITKETWLLTEEGKTYAVRGSPEMQLFLSIPPEGITIDELQKKFDESSFKIARAQAAKNKWVDFGKQLVTRRIQHVDNDKVQTLLLRIQDRKENVSTLDISQEDIKSLTKRKLISLQVKKLFSVRRGPNYAPERKKVATDLTRDMLQSSDWKNMEFKEFNLNAKGAPTEHGCLHPLLKVRKQLKDIFLQMGFAEMPTNNYVESSFWNFDALFQPQQHPARDSHDTFFLKVPSTTKELPEDYVERVKRIHESGGHQSRGYGYDWKREEADKSLLRTHTTAVSSRMLYSLAQDSAQKPFAPKKYFSIDRVFRNEAVDRTHLAEFHQIEGLICDRGLTLGDLIGVLEDFFSRLGMSDLKFKPAYNPYTEPSMEIFGYHKGFGKYVEIGNSGMFRPEMLLPMGLPEDVSVIAWGLSLERPTMILYGIDNIRDLFGHKVDLGLMKKNPICRIGLESD encoded by the exons ATGGCGGATTCAGACCACAAAAGAGCGACCGCGGAGGACGCCGTTCTCCGTTACCTCGAGAACCACCACGAAATTACCGACTCTCTACTCTTCGCCGCCGAAGTCAAACTCAACCCCGACGACATCGCCAATGCTATCAAGAGTCTCCATGGTCACGGTTACGTTGACAAACAG GAGATTACTAAGGAGACTTGGTTGCTCACTGAGGAAGGAAAGACATATGCGGTTCGTGGATCGCCTGAAATGCAGCTCTTCCTGTCCATACCACCAGAGGGTATCACAATAGATGAATTGCAG AAAAAGTTTGATGAATCGAGTTTCAAGATAGCACGCGCGCAGGCTGCAAAGAATAAATGGGTGGACTTCGGAAAGCAACTAGTGACCAGAAGGATCCAACATGTGGACAATGATAAGGTCCAGACTTTGCTTCTACGGATTCAAGACAGAAAGGAAAATGTGTCGACTTTGGACATCAGCCAAGAGGACATCAAGTCTCTCACCAAGAGAAAGCTTATTTCTCTACAAGTCAAGAAACTCTTCTCAGTCAGAAGAGGTCCCAATTATGCTCCAGAGAGAAAGAAGGTTGCCACAGATTTGACTCGTGATATGCTACAGAGCAGTGATTGGAAAAATATGGAGTTCAAGGAATTTAATTTAAACGCCAAAGGTGCGCCTACTGAGCATGGCTGTCTTCATCCACTGCTCAAGGTACGGAAGCAGTTGAAGGACATTTTCCTGCAAATGGGGTTTGCAGAGATGCCCACGAATAACTATGTCGAGAGTAG CTTCTGGAACTTTGATGCTCTTTTCCAGCCGCAACAACACCCTGCTCGTGATTCACATGATACGTTCTTCCTGAAAG TTCCTTCAACTACCAAGGAACTTCCTGAAGATTATGTTGAGAGGGTGAAGCGTATACACGAGTCTGGTGGTCATCAGTCCAGGGG TTACGGATATGATTGGAAAAGAGAGGAAGCTGATAAGAGTCTTCTGCGAACTCACACAACTGCCGTTTCCTCCAGGATGCTTTACTCACTAGCACAG GATAGTGCACAGAAACCTTTTGCTCCCAAGAAGTACTTTTCTATAGATCGTGTTTTCAGAAATGAAGCAGTTGATCGAACACATCTTGCAGAGTTCCACCAAATAGAAG GTTTGATATGTGATCGAGGCCTTACTCTGGGTGACTTGATAGGAGTCCTTGAAGATTTCTTCTCACGGCTGG GAATGTCCGATCTGAAATTCAAGCCAGCCTATAATCCTTATACTGAGCCTAGCATGGAGATTTTCGG TTATCATAAAGGTTTTGGCAAGTATGTAGAAATCGGAAATTCTGGCATGTTCAGGCCTGAAATGTTGCTTCCTATGGGACTACCAGAAGATGTCAGTGTTATTGCTTGGGGACTCTCCCTGGAAAGACCGACCATGATACTCTATGGCATTGACAACATTCGAGATCTTTTTGGGCACAAGGTCGATCTAGGTCTTATGAAGAAAAACCCAATATGTCGGATTGGATTAGAATCTGATTAA
- the LOC101302601 gene encoding uncharacterized protein At1g01500-like — translation MENSYETSNGHRATGNGHMVGRQSTYQPKVSLPWLDVRVFYVRISKCEIEDSTPEFLTVNHIPLDADTFLEVNGVRTSMYSDGATTLLRRDRLDKKSEEATFVSTDSIRMTGSVKFEVLDKDVIVLSGILELCNTNGSIGETDHHGQQWIMNCETNIIACTGFFKTKQFTGSESATPAIEVYIAGSFLGTPIILTKTLQLSPWKKHMRKGLLDSIPEYAATEEQNSNPSRLSLQEPEYLDLKPEYGENNLYYPGTYLEGEDGELSWFNAGVRVGVGIGLSICVGVGIGVGLLVRTYQGTTQSFRRRLL, via the exons ATGGAAAATTCTTATGAGAC TTCAAATGGTCATAGGGCGACTGGAAATGGCCACATGGTTGGGAGACAATCCACCTACCAACCCAAGGTGTCACTACCTTGGCTTGATGTAAGAGTTTTCTATGTTAGGATTAGCAAATGTGAGATTGAAGATTCGACTCCAGAATTCCTCACGGTAAATCACATTCCATTGGATGCGGATACTTTTCTTGAAGTCAATGGCGTCAGAACTAGCATGTATTCAGATGGGGCAACAACTCTCCTTCGAAGAGATCGGTTAGATAAGAAGTCAGAAGAAGCTACATTTGTCAGCACTGATAGTATAAGGATGACTGGAAGTGTGAAGTTTGAGGTTCTTGACAAGGATGTTATCGTGCTATCTGGGATTTTGGAATTGTGTAATACTAATGGTTCAATTGGGGAAACAGATCACCATGGCCAACAATGGATCATGAATTGTGAAACAAATATAATTGCATGTACTGGCTTTTTCAAAACAAAGCAGTTTACAGGTTCAGAATCTGCAACACCCGCGATTGAAGTATACATCGCAGGGTCCTTCTTGGGAACTCCAATAATTTTAACAAAGACTTTACAGCTTAGTCCTTGGAAGAAGCATATGAGGAAAGGGTTATTGGATTCAATACCAGAGTACGCGGCAACTGAAGAACAGAACAGTAATCCTTCTAGGTTGTCTCTTCAG GAGCCAGAGTACTTGGACCTGAAACCAGAATATGGAGAAAACAACTTGTACTATCCTGGGACATATTTAGAAGGTGAAGATGGAGAGCTTTCATGGTTTAATGCTGGCGTGAGAGTCGGTGTAGGGATTGGCTTGAGCATATGCGTTGGGGTTGGTATCGGAGTAGGTTTGCTTGTTCGAACTTACCAAGGCACCACCCAAAGTTTTAGAAGGCGGCTACTGTAA